A part of Larkinella insperata genomic DNA contains:
- a CDS encoding Gfo/Idh/MocA family protein: MENRRDFIKKSALAGLGMSFSAASYARILGSADRVRVGIVGFSDRFRGALAPSFAAHAKELNFEFVAVSDIWSRRREEAEAHLKKNGWISDNFVKCRNNEELYDRKDVDAVIISTADFQHALHCAEAVDAGRDVYVEKPFAESLEDARKALKAVEKSKKIVQVGSQRRSTPNYWAANEFIKSGKFGDIAMVEMTWNVNQPGRWRRAKLVSEIKKEDTDWKRYLMNRPMVEWDPRKYLEFRLFYPYSSGIPGQWMSHQIDTVHWFSGLEHPRSVVANGGIYVWKDGRVNPDTFTAVFDYGPDDDKSKGFQVLYSSRMTNEAGGTKELYYSNGGMINLDTNKISSEGGLEARAAQEMGMKPNLLADQTLATTGEKQVTSANTGADPMTSRHMRNWMECVRSRKEPNAPAKAGYNHSVASIMSTIAYQTGERVTYDSAKQEILASGKTVKV; this comes from the coding sequence ATGGAAAATCGTCGCGACTTTATAAAGAAATCTGCACTGGCCGGGCTGGGCATGAGCTTTTCAGCCGCCAGTTACGCCCGTATTCTGGGCTCTGCCGACCGCGTACGGGTTGGGATTGTTGGCTTCTCGGATCGCTTCCGGGGAGCGCTGGCACCGAGTTTTGCCGCACACGCCAAAGAACTTAACTTCGAGTTTGTGGCGGTATCCGACATTTGGAGCCGTCGGCGCGAGGAAGCCGAAGCCCACCTGAAAAAGAACGGCTGGATCAGCGATAACTTCGTAAAATGCCGCAACAACGAAGAGCTCTACGACCGGAAGGACGTGGACGCGGTAATCATCAGTACCGCCGATTTCCAGCATGCGCTGCACTGCGCGGAAGCCGTGGACGCCGGACGTGATGTGTACGTGGAAAAACCGTTTGCGGAGTCGCTGGAAGATGCCCGCAAAGCGCTGAAAGCCGTTGAGAAAAGCAAGAAGATCGTGCAGGTTGGCTCGCAGCGCCGGAGTACACCGAACTACTGGGCCGCCAATGAATTCATCAAATCCGGTAAGTTTGGCGACATCGCCATGGTGGAAATGACCTGGAACGTCAACCAGCCGGGTCGGTGGCGCCGGGCCAAGCTGGTCTCCGAAATCAAAAAAGAAGATACGGACTGGAAACGGTATCTGATGAACCGCCCGATGGTGGAGTGGGATCCGCGCAAGTATCTGGAATTCCGCTTGTTCTATCCTTACTCGTCCGGTATTCCGGGGCAGTGGATGTCGCACCAGATCGATACGGTACACTGGTTCAGTGGCCTGGAGCACCCGCGCAGTGTGGTGGCTAACGGCGGTATTTACGTCTGGAAAGACGGTCGGGTAAACCCCGATACGTTCACGGCCGTGTTCGATTATGGTCCAGATGACGACAAGTCAAAAGGGTTCCAGGTGCTGTACAGCTCCCGGATGACCAACGAAGCGGGCGGGACCAAGGAATTGTACTACTCAAACGGGGGTATGATTAACCTGGACACCAACAAAATCAGCTCCGAAGGCGGTCTGGAAGCCCGGGCAGCGCAGGAAATGGGCATGAAACCGAATCTGCTGGCGGATCAGACACTGGCGACCACCGGCGAGAAGCAGGTAACATCGGCCAACACCGGTGCCGATCCGATGACGTCGCGGCACATGCGCAACTGGATGGAGTGCGTTCGCAGCCGGAAAGAACCCAATGCGCCCGCGAAAGCCGGATACAACCACTCGGTGGCCAGCATTATGTCGACCATTGCCTACCAAACCGGCGAGCGCGTGACCTACGACAGCGCCAAGCAGGAGATCCTGGCGAGTGGAAAAACCGTAAAAGTTTAA
- a CDS encoding DUF6807 domain-containing protein — translation MKKLTLYFLLMTTGVMAQKQRVQLVNNEAQKRVEVTVDGKPFTAYIYPGPDVLKKPVLYPIRTAGGNFITRGWPMDPRPGERVDHPHHVGMWLNYGDVNGHDFWNNSNDVKGHGGPFGTIVHTGIKSLKSGGDQGELAIMADWLDKDGKPMLQETTTFIFSGTPKERSIERITTLKALNKDVTFKDNKEGMVAIRLARQLEHPSNKPEVFTDASGVATKVAQMDNSGVTGKYKSSEGVEGEKVWGTRAKWMNLTGVINGENVSVAILDNPKNVGYPTYWHSRGYGLYAANPLAPSIMSEGKDKPMNYTLPAGKSVTFRYRVLITSGAVSDESLSQKIN, via the coding sequence ATGAAAAAACTGACGCTGTACTTTCTCCTGATGACCACCGGCGTGATGGCCCAGAAGCAACGCGTTCAACTGGTAAACAACGAAGCGCAGAAACGAGTGGAGGTGACCGTCGATGGCAAACCGTTTACGGCGTACATCTACCCCGGGCCGGACGTGCTGAAAAAACCGGTCTTGTATCCGATCCGGACGGCGGGCGGTAACTTCATCACGCGCGGCTGGCCAATGGACCCGCGGCCGGGTGAACGCGTCGATCACCCGCACCACGTGGGAATGTGGCTCAACTACGGCGACGTCAACGGCCATGACTTCTGGAACAACTCCAACGACGTTAAAGGCCACGGCGGACCGTTCGGAACGATTGTGCACACGGGTATCAAATCCCTGAAGAGCGGGGGAGATCAGGGCGAATTGGCAATAATGGCCGACTGGCTCGATAAAGACGGCAAACCGATGCTGCAGGAAACCACCACGTTTATATTCAGCGGAACACCGAAGGAACGCAGCATTGAACGCATAACGACCTTGAAAGCGCTGAACAAGGATGTGACGTTCAAAGACAACAAGGAAGGAATGGTGGCAATCCGGCTGGCGCGCCAGCTGGAACACCCCTCCAACAAGCCGGAAGTCTTTACGGACGCCAGCGGAGTGGCAACCAAAGTTGCGCAGATGGATAACTCCGGCGTTACCGGGAAATACAAAAGCAGCGAAGGCGTTGAGGGAGAAAAAGTATGGGGAACCCGCGCCAAATGGATGAACCTGACGGGGGTTATTAACGGCGAGAACGTCTCGGTAGCTATTCTTGATAATCCCAAAAATGTGGGCTATCCAACCTACTGGCACTCCCGGGGGTACGGTTTGTATGCCGCCAACCCGTTGGCTCCCAGCATCATGAGTGAAGGTAAGGACAAGCCGATGAACTACACGCTACCCGCCGGCAAGTCGGTAACATTCCGGTATAGAGTCCTGATCACCTCGGGCGCGGTTTCGGATGAGTCACTGAGCCAGAAAATTAACTAA
- a CDS encoding tyrosine-protein phosphatase: MPFNFFIRAFAKPTKPAPPSTVSGLYVDVHAQLLPGRQDGTDSVEHSLSLLRELSDLGYRKIVATLHIMNGYYQNTIDSISASSALLKHELQKSKIDIEVEVAAEYFVEINLLKILYSNADLLTFGNRNERYLLLDTSLVKRPYELDKVISALQQRNIVPVMAHPEQYIYLQKDPEAVRVLHGQGVKFQVNLLSLTGLPSRESRHLAEWMIDQQLISFVGTDIYHEAQLPTIKEARKLPYFRKLMESGLLVNNSLLH; this comes from the coding sequence ATGCCTTTTAATTTTTTTATCCGCGCCTTTGCCAAACCTACCAAGCCTGCTCCTCCAAGTACGGTTTCCGGCCTCTATGTTGACGTTCATGCCCAGTTGCTGCCCGGCAGGCAGGACGGGACGGATTCGGTCGAACACAGCCTCAGCCTTCTTCGCGAATTGTCGGATTTAGGTTATCGGAAAATAGTGGCCACGCTTCACATCATGAACGGCTACTACCAGAACACCATCGACAGCATCTCGGCTTCGTCGGCTTTGCTCAAACACGAATTGCAGAAATCAAAGATTGACATCGAGGTGGAAGTAGCGGCCGAATATTTCGTGGAAATTAACCTGCTGAAAATTCTCTATTCCAATGCCGACTTGCTAACGTTTGGTAACAGGAACGAACGTTACCTGCTGCTTGATACCAGTCTGGTCAAGCGTCCTTACGAGCTGGACAAGGTGATTTCGGCGCTTCAGCAGCGAAATATCGTTCCGGTTATGGCGCATCCTGAGCAGTACATTTATCTGCAAAAGGACCCCGAAGCGGTTCGTGTCCTGCACGGCCAGGGCGTGAAATTTCAGGTGAATCTTCTTTCCCTGACGGGCCTGCCTTCCCGCGAATCCCGTCATCTGGCGGAGTGGATGATCGACCAGCAACTGATTTCTTTCGTTGGAACGGATATTTACCACGAAGCGCAATTACCGACCATCAAGGAGGCCCGAAAATTACCCTACTTCCGTAAGCTCATGGAGAGTGGCCTGTTGGTAAACAACTCTTTGCTTCACTGA
- the rfbC gene encoding dTDP-4-dehydrorhamnose 3,5-epimerase gives MQVIKTSIEGLIELRPQSFKDSRGSFLETYNQPVYTALGLPDRFVQDNQSFSVKGVLRGLHFQKEPFAQGKLVRVIVGKVMDIAVDLREGSPTFGKYEAFILDGETSNMAYIPEGFAHGFVALEDSIFSYKCTNVYNKAAESGIIWNDPDLNIDWGIENPIVSDKDQELTTFRALYPQFVS, from the coding sequence ATGCAGGTCATCAAAACATCAATCGAAGGGTTGATTGAACTACGCCCTCAGTCATTCAAAGATTCCCGCGGTAGCTTTCTGGAAACGTACAACCAACCCGTTTATACTGCCCTGGGATTACCGGACCGTTTCGTGCAGGACAATCAGTCGTTTTCCGTTAAAGGTGTCCTGCGGGGCCTGCATTTCCAGAAAGAACCGTTCGCTCAGGGCAAACTAGTGCGGGTAATTGTCGGAAAAGTGATGGACATTGCCGTTGACCTGCGCGAAGGGTCGCCCACGTTCGGCAAGTACGAAGCCTTTATCCTGGATGGCGAAACCAGCAACATGGCCTACATTCCAGAAGGGTTTGCCCACGGTTTTGTAGCGCTGGAAGACAGTATCTTCAGCTATAAATGCACCAACGTTTACAACAAGGCGGCAGAGTCGGGCATTATCTGGAACGATCCGGATCTGAATATTGACTGGGGAATTGAAAATCCGATCGTGTCTGACAAAGATCAGGAACTTACTACTTTTCGCGCGTTGTACCCGCAATTCGTGTCCTGA
- the pyrF gene encoding orotidine-5'-phosphate decarboxylase: MTAQELYQAIVTKKSYLCVGLDTDIRRIPAHLQHEPDPVAAFNRQIIEATAEYAVAYKPNIAFYEAQGPRGWESLQRTLEYIPKDCFTIADAKRGDIGNTSGLYARTFFDPASSGLDFDAVTVAPYMGRDSVEPFLEFENKWVILLALTSNAGSADFQQLPVEGEKLYEKVIKRSQTWAGADRMMYVVGATRADELAHIRTLIPDHFLLVPGVGAQGGSLADVSRYGMNSQCGLLVNASRSILYASSGTDFAQKAADEARALQQEMKTQLELRGEK; the protein is encoded by the coding sequence ATGACGGCTCAGGAGTTGTATCAGGCTATTGTAACTAAAAAATCCTATTTGTGTGTCGGTCTGGACACCGACATCCGTCGCATTCCGGCCCATCTTCAGCATGAGCCCGACCCGGTTGCCGCCTTTAACCGACAGATCATTGAAGCCACGGCGGAGTATGCCGTCGCCTACAAACCCAACATTGCGTTCTACGAAGCGCAGGGGCCGCGCGGTTGGGAGAGCCTGCAGCGAACGCTGGAATACATTCCGAAAGACTGCTTTACGATTGCCGATGCCAAGCGGGGTGACATTGGCAACACGTCAGGTTTATACGCCCGCACGTTTTTTGACCCGGCTTCGTCGGGGCTCGATTTCGATGCCGTTACGGTGGCGCCCTACATGGGCCGGGATTCGGTGGAACCTTTTCTGGAATTTGAGAATAAGTGGGTCATTCTGCTGGCACTCACGTCCAATGCGGGCAGTGCCGATTTCCAGCAGTTACCCGTTGAAGGGGAGAAGTTATACGAAAAAGTGATTAAAAGGTCGCAGACCTGGGCGGGAGCCGATCGGATGATGTACGTGGTAGGAGCAACCCGGGCTGATGAGCTGGCGCACATCCGGACGCTTATTCCTGATCATTTCTTGCTGGTACCGGGCGTTGGGGCGCAGGGCGGAAGCCTGGCTGACGTATCGCGTTACGGCATGAACAGCCAGTGTGGTTTATTAGTCAACGCATCGCGTAGCATTCTTTACGCTTCCAGCGGCACCGATTTTGCCCAGAAAGCTGCCGACGAAGCGCGGGCGTTACAGCAGGAGATGAAAACGCAGTTGGAGTTAAGAGGTGAGAAGTAA
- a CDS encoding DUF2851 family protein encodes MAEDFLYFIWQFQYFRNTDLRTEEGETLRVIHPGYRNPDSGPDFTQARLLVGNVEWVGTVEAHIRAGDWLLHRHHQDRAYDNVILHIVWEQEAVVLKRSDGSTIPTLCLSQRVDRSLLYRYQILLAESGTIPCAGRIAEVEPLRRTAMFDKVLLQRLERKAAGVTSLFRNAGQDWEETTYQLMASAFGFQVNAEPFEQLSRQVPLKILHKHRDNLLQLEALLFGTAGLLPGTQPDDYQAALQREYNFLSVKYQLAARQLPAHSWKWARLRPANFPTLRLAQFAKLLTYKNSLFSLLIETDESAALLRHLQVNPSAYWQTHYRFGKPSDTVLATLGQTSAENLLINAVLPLLVAYSQHKDQPEYRERAVALLEQLPAENNRITRIWQDLRVPIQTAFDSQASIELYKNYCQAKSCLSCQIGVNLLKGFSKTIGI; translated from the coding sequence GTGGCTGAAGATTTTCTATATTTTATCTGGCAGTTTCAGTATTTCCGGAATACCGATCTGCGGACGGAGGAAGGCGAAACGCTCCGGGTGATTCATCCGGGATACCGAAATCCGGATTCCGGGCCGGATTTTACGCAGGCCCGGCTGCTGGTTGGCAATGTGGAATGGGTCGGAACGGTGGAAGCGCACATCCGGGCGGGTGACTGGCTGTTGCACCGGCACCACCAGGACCGGGCGTACGATAATGTCATTCTGCACATCGTATGGGAGCAGGAAGCGGTTGTTCTAAAACGCTCGGACGGGTCAACTATACCGACTTTATGCCTGAGCCAGCGCGTAGACCGCAGCCTGTTATACCGTTACCAGATTCTGCTGGCGGAGTCCGGAACGATACCGTGTGCGGGCCGGATTGCCGAAGTGGAGCCTCTGCGCCGGACGGCGATGTTCGATAAAGTACTGCTGCAGCGGCTGGAACGGAAAGCGGCCGGAGTTACGAGTTTATTTCGAAACGCGGGCCAGGACTGGGAGGAAACGACTTACCAACTGATGGCGTCGGCTTTTGGTTTTCAGGTCAATGCGGAGCCATTTGAACAGTTGAGTCGGCAGGTTCCGCTGAAAATACTGCACAAGCACCGCGATAACCTGCTTCAGTTGGAAGCCCTGCTGTTCGGGACCGCCGGACTGCTGCCCGGCACCCAACCGGACGACTATCAGGCGGCTTTGCAGCGGGAATATAACTTCCTGTCGGTGAAATATCAGTTGGCGGCCCGGCAATTACCGGCTCATTCGTGGAAGTGGGCCCGGCTGCGTCCGGCCAATTTTCCGACGCTTCGGCTAGCGCAGTTCGCCAAGCTGCTGACTTACAAAAACAGTTTATTTTCATTGCTGATCGAAACGGACGAGAGTGCGGCCCTGCTCCGGCATTTGCAGGTGAATCCGTCCGCATACTGGCAAACGCATTACCGCTTTGGCAAACCGTCGGATACGGTTTTGGCAACGCTGGGGCAAACCTCCGCCGAAAACTTGCTGATCAACGCAGTACTACCACTGCTGGTTGCTTATTCGCAGCACAAAGACCAGCCCGAATACCGCGAACGGGCCGTGGCCCTGCTGGAGCAACTGCCCGCCGAAAACAACCGAATCACCCGCATCTGGCAAGACTTGCGGGTTCCCATTCAAACCGCCTTTGACTCGCAGGCATCCATTGAACTCTATAAAAACTACTGCCAAGCGAAAAGCTGTCTGTCGTGCCAGATTGGGGTTAATTTGCTAAAGGGCTTTTCCAAAACAATAGGAATCTGA
- a CDS encoding YciE/YciF ferroxidase family protein — MASFTDQLANFFGMKDTDTSLRELFISELKGIYYAEKQIADALPTMAEAATTDVVRDAFHQHLSETRNQIQRLEQIFQHIGVEADEKTCNAVDGLVDDGDVVIAATDSGSLTRDAGLIIAGQKVEHHEIAAYGSLHSLARLLGYHEAAQLIEQSLDEEKTTDKKLTEIAESFINERAKMESDSDDDTDRTGLRSQVRDTVREGDYGQTTGPFETGSSRSGVVGSGTEETADNTNRNWNSGNDVWTSPGSGSGNPYRGTSDPTAGGPSGI, encoded by the coding sequence ATGGCTTCGTTCACGGATCAGTTAGCGAATTTTTTTGGCATGAAGGACACGGACACCTCACTGCGTGAATTATTCATCAGCGAATTAAAAGGTATTTATTACGCCGAAAAGCAGATTGCCGATGCACTGCCAACAATGGCGGAGGCTGCTACTACCGATGTAGTACGGGACGCTTTTCATCAGCACTTGTCTGAGACTAGGAATCAGATCCAGCGACTGGAACAAATCTTCCAACACATAGGCGTTGAAGCCGACGAAAAAACCTGCAACGCAGTTGATGGTCTGGTTGATGACGGCGATGTAGTCATTGCAGCTACCGACTCAGGTTCACTTACCCGCGACGCTGGTTTGATCATTGCCGGTCAGAAAGTAGAACACCACGAAATTGCCGCTTACGGCTCGCTCCATTCACTAGCGCGTCTGCTCGGTTACCACGAGGCTGCTCAACTGATTGAGCAAAGTCTGGACGAGGAAAAAACAACGGATAAGAAGCTGACCGAAATTGCCGAATCGTTCATTAACGAACGGGCAAAAATGGAATCAGACAGCGACGACGATACCGATCGCACAGGCCTCCGTTCGCAAGTACGGGACACGGTTCGTGAGGGAGATTACGGCCAGACAACCGGACCGTTTGAAACGGGCAGCAGCCGCTCCGGCGTAGTCGGCAGCGGTACAGAAGAAACGGCTGATAACACGAACCGGAACTGGAACTCAGGCAACGATGTCTGGACCAGCCCGGGAAGCGGCAGCGGCAACCCGTATCGCGGCACCAGCGACCCAACGGCCGGCGGTCCCAGCGGAATCTAA